CATCCCCCAAGTGCCCATCACCACGCTGGTCGAAGGATTCTGGGTGAATGGCAGCACGCTGCGGACGAGTCTTTAGCAGCGATTATATTCGAAAGTGGTGGCGCACCAATGTGCATAATGTAAGCGTCGTGAACTTTACACATATCGCTATATTCCGGTCTTATGCCCCAGACCGTGAAGATAATGTTAAAGCGTATGCGAATTGTCTATCGGGGTGGTTTTACGCTTGTTGAATGCTTGGCCGTTATTGCGGTGATTGGGCTGCTTGCCTTGCTCATCATACCCCTTACTCAGCGCGTCAGGCTTTCCGCCCAAAAGACCGAGGGGACCTCGAACCTGCGTCAGGTGGGGCTCGCCATCGGTCTCTACGCGAATGCTAACGGAGGATATCTACCCGGACCCTTACGCTCTGGGCAGAAGCCCTGGTATTACCGTAATGCAGATGAGCCGCAGCTGGCCTACCTTACGGCTTCCTATCTGGGGCTGCCCGATCCGATCTCATACCCCGCGAAGAATCCGTACTTTCTGACTGATCGCTGGGAAAGTGTACAGGGGAACATGGCCCGCCAGGCTCCCTCGTACCTGATTAATGACCTGGGA
This genomic interval from Ruficoccus sp. ZRK36 contains the following:
- a CDS encoding type II secretion system protein; this encodes MRIVYRGGFTLVECLAVIAVIGLLALLIIPLTQRVRLSAQKTEGTSNLRQVGLAIGLYANANGGYLPGPLRSGQKPWYYRNADEPQLAYLTASYLGLPDPISYPAKNPYFLTDRWESVQGNMARQAPSYLINDLGGPAQSPWGYPTYIYRQSKPVHVIEDPSSTWAIKDLDKENANDAAGWYSTLPDGPIYGDGRNVLYFDWHVEFVPVE